ACTCTATTTATAACCATATTTATTGCTTTATCAGTTGTTTTTTTTGTAATTACTTTTATTAATGCATATGCATCAGCTATTGATGTAGGCTCTGGAGTGGTCACTACAATAACTTCTTGAGCTGCTAGTACAAATGACATTACGGACTTTGATATTCCAGCACCTGTATCTACTAATATAAAATCAACATATTCTTTCAAATAAACCATATTATTTAGTATTTTGTTAATTTTATATATTGGTAAATCAGCAACCTCACTAATTCCAGCACCACCAGAAATTATTTTTATTCCTAGGGGTCCATCAACCATTATATCTTCTATTTTTATATCATCTTCTACCAAATCTATAAAACCATATCTTATATCTATTCCTAATAAAATTTCGATATTAGCAAGTCCTAGGTCAGCATCAATTACTAATACTCTATTTCCTCTTTGTCTTAATGCCAAAGCTAAATTTAATGTGAAATTTGTCTTTCCTACTCCACCTTTCCCACTAGATACACATATAACTCTAGGGCTTTCATTTGAATCCATGTTACTTTCAGATAAGTAGCTATATTTATTTTTTTTCAAAATAGCGCTTCTAAGTTTAGAGGCTTGATCCATAATTTCTTCCTCCCAAAATATCATCGACTATTTTTTCAATATCAAATTCTTCTATATCATCAGGAACATTTTGGCCATATGTTATATATTTTATTTCTTTTCCAAAATTATACAATATATCCAATATAACTCCGACTCTAGACGTTTCATCTGTCTTTGTTATTATGATTTTGTAGTCATCTAAAAAACTATATTTTTCTATAATTTCTTTTATGTCTTGTATATGCCAGTTGGCATTTAAAACCAAGAAAATATTTTTTTGTTCAAAACAATTTATAAACTGTTTTAGTTCCTCCATATGTTCTTTATTTTTATGACTTCTTCCAGCAGTATCTACAAATATTACATCTCTGTTTTTTAACCTTTGTGTAGAGTAAGATACATCATCTAAGTCATATGCTACTTCGAGAGGAGCATTTAATATATCTGCATATATTTTCAATTGATCAACAGCAGAAATTCTATATGTGTCCAGTGTCAAAAAACCTACCTTTTTATCATTCTTCAAAACTTGATTTGAAGCAAGTTTTGCTAATGTTGTAGTCTTACCAACACCTGTAGTACCTACAAATATATTAATTTTTCCATCAAAATCAACACTTTTATATCCATCCTTTTTAAACTTTTCAATAAAGTATCTCTTTGTGTATTTTATGAAATCATCATCCTCAAAGTGTTTATCTTCTATACTGCTTAGTATATCTTCAATTAAAGCCTTAGATAAGCCTATGCTTTCTAGTAAATCATAATTTTTTTTATAATTATCTTTATTAAAATTATTATTTAAATTAATATCGACCTTATTATTAATTTTCATCATCATATTTTTTAACTCTTGTATTTGCTTGTTTATTTCTGTTACATCTTGCTGCCTATTATAACTATCTTTAGTATATTCTTTTTTAGGTTTATTGAACATTTCTATATTTTTATTTATTGTTTCTGATTGTTCTTGTTGAGATGTATGAATTTTATTATCAACAATTTCTTTTTCCAAAGCAGCCAACACTTCTACTTTTTCCTTACTCGAAATTCCAAACATACCTTTTGTCTTTATTTTTTTAGTGTGTATTATTACAGCATCATCACCTAATTCATCTCTTACTTTCTTTATTGCTTCTTGGGCATTATCTGCAACGAATTTCTTTATCTGCATATTATATACTCACCGTCCCAACAG
The window above is part of the Tepidibacter aestuarii genome. Proteins encoded here:
- the flhF gene encoding flagellar biosynthesis protein FlhF, with the translated sequence MQIKKFVADNAQEAIKKVRDELGDDAVIIHTKKIKTKGMFGISSKEKVEVLAALEKEIVDNKIHTSQQEQSETINKNIEMFNKPKKEYTKDSYNRQQDVTEINKQIQELKNMMMKINNKVDINLNNNFNKDNYKKNYDLLESIGLSKALIEDILSSIEDKHFEDDDFIKYTKRYFIEKFKKDGYKSVDFDGKINIFVGTTGVGKTTTLAKLASNQVLKNDKKVGFLTLDTYRISAVDQLKIYADILNAPLEVAYDLDDVSYSTQRLKNRDVIFVDTAGRSHKNKEHMEELKQFINCFEQKNIFLVLNANWHIQDIKEIIEKYSFLDDYKIIITKTDETSRVGVILDILYNFGKEIKYITYGQNVPDDIEEFDIEKIVDDILGGRNYGSSL
- a CDS encoding MinD/ParA family protein → MDQASKLRSAILKKNKYSYLSESNMDSNESPRVICVSSGKGGVGKTNFTLNLALALRQRGNRVLVIDADLGLANIEILLGIDIRYGFIDLVEDDIKIEDIMVDGPLGIKIISGGAGISEVADLPIYKINKILNNMVYLKEYVDFILVDTGAGISKSVMSFVLAAQEVIVVTTPEPTSIADAYALIKVITKKTTDKAINMVINRVDNKKEAEMTFKKMEIVSKRFLNKPINYMGYISDDKNVRNSVKKQVPFVLNSPNCLASKNIENICDSLLGNIENKNKFNNFINRLSNLFLGG